A window of Phragmites australis chromosome 2, lpPhrAust1.1, whole genome shotgun sequence genomic DNA:
gtacCATCTTGAAAGACACTAAAAGTAGATCAAATCTCCCTAGCTATACAGAGATgttgaaccctatcaaactcattctgacttaggtcggtgaacaatatatttctagcttTGTTTGTTgacttcatattgttcaatttagaTCTAGGAAGTGTAAGCAACAGAGATCTCATAGTTGAAGTTTACAATCTCTCATATAGCATTttcttggcttaagagataaacCTCCATATGCACCTTCCAATAAGCATGGTCTCGACCCTCAAATATCGAAATAttcccatgtctctccattACTGCCTATAGATTACAAAGCCGGTTAAGCTCAACTAGTGATCTAACACTACTCTGGCGAGTAGAGGAGgatgaataggcgcctcaaccaATTTCTTCCGAAATAGATGATCTTTTCCTATTGTTtcacccaacgtacctcaaaaccAAGAGCGGAAGCAAcataaaggagaaaaaaaagtcacaaTGAAAATTTCCAAGAAAAACATGGCTCTCGTATATGAAATTGAACTCTAAGTTCCTTAGAACATCATTCCAAGAGTCATAGCCATAAAACTCGCAACTTGAAACATGAAGCACTTAGATCTAGACGCCAAGTAAAGAAAACCtttaagttgatgatttagagccAAGGAAATTCAAGACTAATTCTGAATATAAATTTTATgcttctagcaacaagaagaataacttcaatatggtgaaaaatttcagctctcaaaccaaaacgaaaatcgtaatgaaagctgaaaaatttgcaacaaaacaaaggAGCAAATAGGGAGAACCTAGAAGGAGGTAAACACAAGCATAAGAGGCAACATGAAATTTATTATTTGCAAAAGACAGCCCTATTTTCAGTAGACTACAATATATTTTGctcacaaaactctcacctacaCATAAGCTAAGCTATCATCTCACTCTCTTATAAAACAATAGCACAAGGCTCttaaatggctggctcaaatGGCTCAACTAGCCCTcttcctctatttatagcctagattTTTTGACCCCTATATTTTCTatattgttcccaaaatactaTTCTCTTCTAATACACATCTACCTACCATTGAAGGTATTTTTGTCCATCTTTTTCCTCGTCTATCAGATGACTGTACCACTTTCCTGACTTAACTTTGTCTCAACGCAAGTTTCGCGATGATACCATGTGCACTCCTACTTCCTATAATTTTTACGCTAAACCGCGAAATCGTTTTACACATTTCTTAAAGCGTGACTTACCactacttgcttacaccttaagcaagcgatcTGATATTGAcgcatgtactccgtcttgtaATCTTGACTGCCGGCAAGTTTCTTCCGCTCTCGTTCCCTCAGACTGCCTTAGACTGTCTTATcgcttgcaccggcatccctttcgcttgactttatcaacacaccgtGTTCATCAGTTTTCTCACGCTTTGCTTGTTCTCCACGTGTACTGCtaggattacccttgactccCTCCGGCCTTATTTATTATCCAGCACCAAGTAACCCACTTAGCCTTAATCATTTtatcgtcgaccgccaagttacatccatcacctaaacattataagacaagcaaacacgtatctccaactccattatatattagtcaaaatcaaaatttccAGTTAAATTTCCATTATATATTGAATGACGGATGATCTGATGTACACTCTttctaaacaccggaccatccaacgcTTGTAATTCTAACTCCACTGGAAAATCCTTCGGCGAAATATCCAATGTACACTCTTCCATCGCCGAACCATCCTGGTGAGTACAACTGCACCAGTCTCcctattttgcaacctctctggaacaaTTGCTCCGATGAACTCTCCGGTGAGCACATCTTTAACTGATGGACCATCTGACATGTCTTCACTAGACAAGTTTTGCAACCTTTCTATTAAAGTTAGTTCGGTGTGTACTGTTGactatcaccggatcatccgatgttgcaataatttttttcttctgagttaACACCCTTCGACGTGAAATCTTTCTGAGTACCGTATCATCCGACGTATACAAATTTTTtagcgtcggatcatccggcgagTGCAAATTTTCTTGGCTCAGAGACAAAACCAtttactctattttttttacaactTCTAttaatcatgatcataattacaatacATAAACATGTTTATACAATCTCAAAATAATTAAACTAAATTATAGACCTTATGTTTATACAATCTCAAAATAATTAAACTAAATTATAGACCCTATCGATCGTTTATCATATATATCGGGACACATTTAAACTTATTTCTTACCCACATTGATGTCCATATATCATAAAAGTACGTATCTTGCTAGTTATATTGTCTAGTTAGACAACAAGAAGCTTTAACATGTTATCAGAGCCCCGAAAGCATGGCAACTAGCTGCTGGTGTACGAGTACAGGAACGAACAACGCCCGAACGATTGGCAGCAGGGACGTAATCATGTAACATCTTGTCTCGGGAAACAGCAAGACTGAGGCCTGGACCAAAAAAGTCATGATCCACAACAGGATCGACCACTAGTGGCACGATCGATCGGACGGATCGGGACCATGCCGCCCACTTTGCATTTGCAAGTATGCATGGAGCCATGCAAGCGCCATGCTGACTTGATTCCTGAGCTGATGATGAGCCGTGCATGCTCGCTAGCTTGACCTCCAGGAGACGCCAAGCACAACGTTAGTGCTCGCATCGGCTAACAAATGGCCTTTCTTCCCCCACACAGGCACAGCTTTTGCACCCAACGGCTTTAATCTCGACGAACCGCAAGTGGTAGGCGGTAGCTAGGTTCAGCCTTACCGCCGGCTCCTAGCTAATGTCTCTTCTATGATTCAGGTCGTTATCGCTTTTTTACGATCACTAGTAGCTTTTAACTTCTGAATCGATTCTCCAGCTGCTGTGGTGGTTATGATCATTATCTGACAAAGATTCAGAGAAATTTTTGCTCCAGGACGGGGTGCTCAGGTAGCTATATATGCTCTGGATTATTGGATCTCGCTGCCAGCAGGTCAATAATCAAGTGGAAAACAAAACTTTAGTACAAAAATGAGACAAGCATAACAAGTTAAGGTTCATGACTTCGGGAAGATGATTTAACATTgcaagcacaaaaaaaaaacttttcctTTTTGTGCTAGCAACCAATGTAACATCCTGTATGCTATACCCAAGGTCTCAGTATCTCAACGCCCATAGCTATGGCAAACGACAACCGGTGATGGGGGATAATTGCAAGTCATCGGCGCTTCGTATTTAACTGCTAATAAACATCAAATCCAGTTTGCGGATTTGGTCTGACAAAAATGCAAAACCACTTGTCTTATAGCCATGTAGATAGGTCTGTGTGTGCTCTATCTTATTCTTTGCGAAATGACAATGTGATGACGGACGAACGTGAAAGGGGACGTTTTGAATTTAGAGAGTTTAATTTGGATTGGTACCGAGGCTCATTTTTTTTACTGTGCTGATAATCCACATATGTTTGTGATGAAGCTGGGGCGTATCATACGGACCATACGGTCATAGAGCCATGGGCATTcctgatggcacttgaagcctGTTGGCCCAATAAATTTACACAATACAACCTCTACACCGCCGAGCAATTTCTTCAGAGTTCGGACACTCACTAACAACTAACCATCGACGCACATGCAGGTGTATGAACAAAGTGAACGGCAGGATTAGTTGTAGTCAGTCCAGAAGACATATTTGATGCAACCGTGGTGAACCATGAACAACAAATTTTTTGACTTCACTGTTTTTCTTCCTAACTTGCTGGCCCATGCTAGTAGTGCGGCTAGTCtcactgtaatattttattacgataatatttaattaaaaattagtctctttaacTTTGATTTGGGTTGTAGGTGGCTCACGTGTAATGCTCGGCTTGCTTATTCGCATTTATACGATCAATCAAACTTAGTTGTATAGGCATATCTTAATTGTACAAAGATACAAATCATGCTCTTCATCTGCTTACCACGACTGTAAGGTGCCTAGCTCAAGCCTAGCTCATACCAATTCCATCTTACCTTGTTCATCTTTGGCTTCGTAGATGTCCCTTGTCACTATCATAGGTCATGATTCCACCATATGCAGCCATGTGGTTATACCTTGCACTGGCGTTTACCTGATATCACTACCTCGTGCCATGTAACAACAATTTATTGCCAGATTTTTTGACTTCACCGACAAATTAAGTCAAACATAACTCTTCACCACCTTGTGGCTGCAATTGTGAGGTATGCGGTCCAAAGCTGGCTCTAGTGTCCCTGGTGTCTCTTGTCTCAACCATAGGTTGTTGCTCGATCATCTGTAGCCTGCAGGTTATGGCTTACATCATCGTCTACTTGATATCATCATCTTGTGCTACGCGGCAACAAATCTATTGCGTGATTTTTAAATTCCCCAACGAATTACAAGgccttctttttttctattttaatctcACTTTTCAGTTATTATggattgtattttacatggactctttatttagacaTGTTGCTTCCCAATTTGCATGAAAATCAAAcaactaattttatatattttaaattctaaatttagctatctattaattgtatttgatatggactcttgaTATGGAAATTGAACtattatttcattattttttattctaaattttaactattgattaattgtattttacatggactctttgtTTAGGTAATTTGCTTCCCAATTTGCATGAATATTAAACcactatttttttcatattttaattctgaatttagctatttattcaTTGTAAGTGATATGGAATTTTGGTTTAATATAGATCGTTCGATGATCATAACAATCAATGATGCAGAtcatttccttttttcttagattaacgtggtaattttgtgaCCTTGAAAGTGAACGTGGAGGCTCCTTTTAACATTCAAATTATTTTATTCtaaattttaactattgattaattgtaatTTATATAGGCACCTTGTTTAGGTACTTTGTTTCCTAATTTGCATGGAAATCAAACCAcaaattttccatattttttattcagaatttagctatttaataattgtatttgatatggactctttgtttttaatctagaccgttatgTTATCATAACAATCAATTGTGCAgatcctttttattttcttcgattaatgtggtaatttcatGACCTTAAGAGCGAACGTGGAGATGCTAATACGTGACTAGTTTCACTGCAATATTTTGTTAagataatctttgattaattatattttgcatggactctttatttagatatttgattttttttctaagactatatttaatatggatccttcttttttctattataacatcaattttaattattattttatttgaacatactttttatttagagttttgcTTCCCAGACCGTATGGAAATTGAATTGCTaattttgtataatttttaattctgattttagttatttattaatcatatttaatataaacTCTTTGATTTAATTTAGACTGTTAGATATTCATAATAATTAGTGGTttagatcattttctttttttattagcGTGGTAATTTTGTGACCATGATAGCGAGCATGTGACtccttttaacactcaaataataatataatatattaatttgtgaATATTCTGGCACCATTTCTTTTGCAAGGGAATAGAGAGTAGTGTACCAAAAAACGAAAATTTGTGTGGAAGAGATAGGATCCTTGAGGATATTCCTTTTGTTTTAGTGCATAGCGTATATACGATAATTAAGGCGACCTCGGCCTCGCCGGCGTCATCGAGCACGACGGGGTGACGCACCACTCGACGCAGGCGGTCGCGGGCACCCGTGCCTCCATGGCGTCCGAGAGTTTCTTCACCGGCCGCGCGAGCCTCGACACGGACGTGTACGCGTTCGGGGTCTTGGTCATGGATCGGAGGTCCTCAGCGGGAGCCGGAGCAGCCCCGTGCTGCACCGCGACGAGGCAAGCAGGCCTATGTACATCGATCGTTGATTGGATCCGGAGGCTCTTCGGCGAGGGGAGGGCGTTGCATCCTGCCGACGCAGGGCTAGCTGAACGGCGAGTTTGATCCGGCGGCACAGGTGGACCGTGCGGTGAGGCTGGCCTTGCCGTGCTGCCATCCGAATCCGAGGGAAAGGCCATCCATGAGGACGGCGGTGCAGGTGCTGATCGGCGGAACCAAGGCGCCAGAGCCCCCGTTCGAGAAGCCTGCGTTTGTTTGGCCACCTCGCGGCGATCAGCAGGAGACCGAGCTGCCGCACGTCGGTGTGCTTTTCACGGGAGGCCACACCAGTTTCTGTTCCTTGGCCTGTTCGGTCACCGGAAGGTGCCTAACGTGGGCTTGAACATTTGTTCGGATCCGGAAATACTTGGCATACAAACCGTTCGTACAACTCCGTTACAGGCAGACGTTCTGAGCCCTTCGATTTCATGAATGAGTCACCTGTGATTTTCTTGATTGTTACATATGTGTTCCATCTTCTATGCACATTGGCTTGTCTAATTTTCAGATTGTTATGTAGACCATGTGATGAAAGCATAGCATGCTGGTTCTATGACATTTCAGTCAACTTCCATTCACAAGTGACTGCTGTGCAAACATTGTTGCGTGTGGTTTGTTCAACCTCTTTCCGACCTTTGTTCATACGAATGTTCAGTTTGGATAAGGTTCTGCAATTTTAGTCTTGGCTTTGTTAGTTCTTTGTTGCCGCGAACGAGTTGATCCGAGATATGGGCCGCTTGGTTGACATGATTTCTCCAGATCCAGCCTGAAAATTAAGTAGCATCTCCCTTATATGCTACAAGAAAATTAAGTAGTATTAAGGCGGGGATGAAAATGCTATTCACGTATGATCTTCCTCGGTGATCTCAGCTCGCTCCATAATAGACATGCGGAGACTGACATATTGAGCTACACGTACAGCATGCATCTTACGCATGCTAAGTAGCAAGTAACAATGCAACACAAGTCTCCTCTATCTACAATTCTACATCACAACACAAATGGATGGATGATCCATGCGTGCCCTGATCGACCCACCACTATCTTCCATCTCGTGTCCACGCATCAACCACCAGCGCACGCGCGATCAACTTCCCTCGACCGGTCACACTCGAATCTCACACGACGTGTTGGTCCTGTACGGCCAAGCTAagtgcatgccccacacggcaGCCAACTCGATCCACCGATCATAGCAAACGCTCGAATTCTCAAGTCCAAGCTAGAGATCCATCATCAACGCATGTCATGGCCGTCACAGTTGCACGGTTGATCGGTGTTTACGTATACGACGTCGCAACGGCGGCTTCCAGGTCCCTGGCGTCGGAGAGGGCGGGGGCGAGCGCCTTGCTGCCGCTCTCCTGCATCATCTCCGTCGCGACGCTGGGCTTGCGCCTGCGCTCCGTGATGGCGATGGAGATGTCATTGGGGAAGAGGTCGCGGTGCACGACGGCGTGCAGCAGCGTGGTGAAGAAGAGCACGGTCACCGTGAGCGTCGCGGCCGCCGAGAGCCCGATGCACATGCACTGCGTGAACGCGTTCTTTTCCTCCGACGCGTACCGGATCGACGCGATCGCCGCGCTCGTCATCGGGAACGTGTACGCCCACCACGCCAGCGAGAACCTGAACCCCCGGAACAAGTTGATCCGCACAGCCTGCGATGCGAAAAGAATTAAGAAATGCAGCAGTTAGGCATGCATACATCATGTGATCGATCAACCAACCATGCATGCAAGATGATTTGAAGAGTAGTGGAGTATACTCTCCACTTACGAGTGACGCGTAGAGGAACATGGCGATGAAGTAGGCGATCCGGGACCCGTAGCCGAACTCGCCGGTGATCCTTGCCCACGCCAGGCAGGCAACGCTGGGCGTGGCCACGAACAGGAAGAACACCGGGTGGAGGTCCCTGGGCAGCGTCTCGCTCGTCGGCAGCCTCTGGTACAGCGTGACGAACAGCACGATGTAGTGCGCCAGCCCTAcggcgaagaagaagaggggccCCTCCTTCAGGCCCATGATGCCGCCGAGCAGCGCGCCAACGAAGTTGCCGACGATGGACAGGTGGTTGGACGGGTTCGCCACCCGCGACAGCCGCCTCTGCCCGCCGGAGATCCACTGCCCGTAGATCTTGAGCTCCAGACACACGATGGGCGCCATGAGCACGTACCAGAGCCAGTGCGGGAGGGTTTCCGCGACCAGCTCTGGCACGCCGATGGCCAGGAACAGGCACGCGATCCACGGCGCGAAGAAGAAGTTCACCCGGATCGGGTGGTAGTACTCGCGCCGCACCGCCTCGAAGTAGAATACGACCTTCAAGGCGTACAGCATCGAGAGGACGAACATGAACGCCACCGAGATGCACCACAGCACCAGGTTGATCTTGAGCGTCATGTGCAGGAACCGCGTCGACGCCGAGATCGCGATCCTCTTCCACAGGATCGCCATGCTGCTCATGCCCATGCCCATGCCGAACGCCGACACCGGGAAGCGGAGCAGGAACGGCCACGTCTTGTCGGACGGCAGGACCAGCTCCTCCGAGGACTGCCACGGCACAACGGCAACAACAACACGTGGGTCAGCTTACGTGCATGCGTGCAACCACAGCACGATCAAGCTAGAAACATGTCGTGTAACGTTCGCGTGAACAGCGGGCGAGGTGCTAGCTACTGATGTCAGTACCCTCAGCTTGTCGAGTTCAGGGCCTTCCAGCGCAGCGAAGAAGCGCTGCACTCTGGGCATGGAGGTGTTGGGGCGGTTGCTCGTCGCGTCGTCttcctcgggctcctcctcctcctgctcctgctgctgctgcggcggtcTGGCGCCTAGTAGTTGCGTTGTGATCTGGCGCTCCAGCTTCCCGGACCACGTCTTGAACGAGTCGTAACTCGTGTCCCGGCGCGCCTTGGTCTTCGCCATGCGCGGCGCGCTCCGGCTCGAGTTCTTGGCCTCCGGCGGCACCGCGGAGATCGGCTGGGACCGAAACACCACCTTGTCGGGCTGCACGAGCGCCATGGCCACCGGGCCACGCTGCGGGAGCGGACAAATCAGAGGCGCGTCTGTGATGGCGTGCAGCTGCAGCTCCACCTCCGACCTTGCCATGTCGAACCCGATCGGCGACGCCGGCAAGCTGATTGACGACACTGGGCGTGCAGCCGGGAGCACGGGCGCTTGAAATGGCGAGAACCCCGGGGACGCCGCTGCCATGGCGATCACGTCACCGTGCCGCTCCTACGTACACCGGCACGTAACTGTTCATACTCGTGGTTCGATCAAGTGGCATGCATGACGGGTAATTAAGGTGACACGAGGACTTACTCTGAAGGTCGGCTCCTCGGCGGAGAGGTTTGATGGGGTTGCCAGGATGCGGACACCGACGGCCTCCGGGTGCACATGCGCATGACGTTGCGGCACCGCGGACTCCTCCGTTTCCATGAACCTCGAGAAACCTGCAACACAGGCACATGTTAAACGTCAGAAAAAAAGGATGGACGATGCAAGAAGTCATGGAAGGATCTCTAGATCATTGCAGTTCTTACGAGCACACACGGTGCAACGCGCCATTGTCACCGACACCCAGCACAGGACAGCGTGAGCAGTGACTGTAAAAGTACAGGGGAATGATGAAGCCAAAATGAACTATCAGCTAGTCTCGTGGAATCACGACTCACAAGATGATGCAAACTGCTTGTCTTGTGGaaccacatatatataagaTGTTTCTGCTCGATCAGTGCAGAGTTATTATACGGCAGCGTCAGGCAGGATCACTGCACACGCATCGCGAACCGTGCAGATGTGCGGCCGTCAAGGATATCAATACAAAATCTTCAGACTTGTGGCTCCGAAATTTTGTTTGCAAGTATGGCAGTGTTAGGCAGGGAATTCCAGGGACGCAAATGACATAATCTTTCCTGGCCTGCAGGTAACCCTGACGAAAGCATGGCCTCTAGGGGAAGAGAACAGTCAGGGTTGCTGAGACACATGTACTGTGACTGTCACGAAAATAATTGAGCAGGCGAAAGTGATTCTTTGCAAATGGCCGATGGCTAGTTGATAGGAAGACCATCATATCAGAAACTTATTACTTCCCTTATCATTCAGCAGGTGTCCATTGTCACAAGGAAGCGATCAGTTTTCTTTCTCCTATAAGAAATGGTGCCCTTCAGACAGGGCAGGCAGTAAGCTCTGAAGCTTCTACCAGCGCAGAGAAAGTGTAAATGGCCGTTGTTTTCTTCCAAATAATCTTCTTTGCAAAAGGATGAAAATCGATTTGCATCaacttttcattttattttctaaaaagaaacatTTGCATCTAAGTTGACCTTAAATTTATGTAGATTTGCATGATTCATAAAGAGAGATTTATTTGTCAGTTATGGTTCATACTTCATACGCATTTAGCTGAATTCAGATATATTCATATAAATTGGTCTTAAACATACACATGCTTGACACTGAGAGATTAATTTCTCGGTAACGGTCAGATATCAAGAACGGATGCGTGCACAAGGACACTTGTTGTGGTGTATCCCTCTTGCCACGATCGCCATCAGCCCAAAAACAACAAGAACTGAAAGTCTTCTGCTAAACTTTCCCCCTTCTCCTTTCTCTAAGTAAACGCGTATCTTTTTAGTTTTTACGATCATGACCTGTTGGGGTGCCTACAAGCCAACAAAACCATGCTCTAACTTTCTGAACTGAAAGCGAGCTGCATGCAGAATCCGCAAACGACTTTAAGGTTTACCCCGTCGATCGCCGCATTCAGGCAGCTCAAGAAAGGCAGGCTAGCTTCTGACTGAACCACGCCACATGAGTGGTCGCCTTCAAGAAAGTTCAGGCCGTGAAGTTGAACTAACTAGAAGCTAGAAGCTTCAGATGCTAAGTTAAACTAGCTAGAAAATTGCAGAACCACGAAAATTCAGGCTTTTGAAGGAAACGATGCATGGCGCCAAACGGCACCGAGCGCATTCCTAACTGACGATACATTCGTCACCATTGTTTCTTGCTGGAAACTGTGCAGAGAAAGGAGGGCAGCTTGTCTGAACCTgaaatttttgagttttttttttgggtcgTTCCATGGGTTTCAGCGCAAGGCCATGCGTCAAAGAAGAGCGATGTCCCCGGATGCAAACatcaaagaaaaaaggaaggCCAAGAAAGAAGAGCCTGGATCAATTGATGTTCTAAAAAAATGATGGATTATACCTGAACATGTGGACGTAGGATTGGGACGTACGGGGCAATGCAGCCGGTGGCCGCTAGTGAGGGTGTTTGTGCCGGGGAGGGCCGGGCGGTTTGAGCCGCCGGAGCGAGGGTGATCGCGAATTAGGTCGGCGGTGTTAGGCTACGAAGGTAGCAGGCGTTGGGATGTGGCCTGCGGGTGGGGTCGGACTCGAGGAGCTCGACGTCCGGTGCACTTGTTAGCCTGGGCCGCGGGTGTCCGTAGATCTGACCGGGCTCTTCACCGGaagaaaattatataagatTTTTTATCGAAAAATCTCTACGAGATTTTAATCTATTCCGTATTTTTCTGATCCAATAATTAACACGTACAattgagagaaaaaagaagaacatgtgatataaaaaaaagatcaaagctCACATAATTTCCTTCCCTCATCACCGTTATGCATGCAAGAGGCTAACATAATATGTGTGGTCTACTGATCTGGCCTAGCCTTGTGAGGTTTTTTAATGCCTCTCTACCACTACCTCTATAGCATCTATTTATAAGTGAATATATTCTCTTTACCTAGTACATATACTCATCACTCACACTCTAAGCACACGTTCAGACCTATAATTACATGTAGCTTAAAAGATCACGTTATTAGAGGAATCCAATCAACCGTGGTCTCGTGAGGGTTGTTCAGAAAATGTAATGTAATACCACTACCATGCAAGTTATTTTTTCTTCGAAGAAATTGGACAGGCAAAGTGAGTTAACCTAACGAAAACATACCGACATTAGAGGGATGTCACTGGAACATAAAGAGAAGCAGATTTTGGACTCACCCACAGCCGAACCTTGTGAATgtgcagctctctctctctctctctctcgtgtctCTCCGTGACCGGGTGTGTGTTCTCTCCCTCCTTCCAGGATTTATATACGTGTCCCACCACTTGATGCAATTGCAGGATATACAACAACCTTTTCCATAAGATAGAGTGGTAAGTTGCTCTGGTATAGTGCAAGGAAAAGTCGAACCAAATAGTTTAGATGTgagttgattttttaaaaaaaaactgaaaaattagtttttgagaaaataaattaaaatctGATAAGCTGGTTGAgatgaatttttttgatttttaatatgCTAAGAGGTtaag
This region includes:
- the LOC133909739 gene encoding S-type anion channel SLAH3-like, with protein sequence MAAASPGFSPFQAPVLPAARPVSSISLPASPIGFDMARSEVELQLHAITDAPLICPLPQRGPVAMALVQPDKVVFRSQPISAVPPEAKNSSRSAPRMAKTKARRDTSYDSFKTWSGKLERQITTQLLGARPPQQQQEQEEEEPEEDDATSNRPNTSMPRVQRFFAALEGPELDKLRSSEELVLPSDKTWPFLLRFPVSAFGMGMGMSSMAILWKRIAISASTRFLHMTLKINLVLWCISVAFMFVLSMLYALKVVFYFEAVRREYYHPIRVNFFFAPWIACLFLAIGVPELVAETLPHWLWYVLMAPIVCLELKIYGQWISGGQRRLSRVANPSNHLSIVGNFVGALLGGIMGLKEGPLFFFAVGLAHYIVLFVTLYQRLPTSETLPRDLHPVFFLFVATPSVACLAWARITGEFGYGSRIAYFIAMFLYASLAVRINLFRGFRFSLAWWAYTFPMTSAAIASIRYASEEKNAFTQCMCIGLSAAATLTVTVLFFTTLLHAVVHRDLFPNDISIAITERRRKPSVATEMMQESGSKALAPALSDARDLEAAVATSYT